From Woronichinia naegeliana WA131, the proteins below share one genomic window:
- a CDS encoding DUF262 domain-containing protein, which translates to MSSLEEIIDQKIGEVRTETFDLSFGEIISLHSNNELIIQPAYQRLFRWSDEKKSRLIESILLELPIPQIFVIENSQGVFELIDGLQRVCSVIQFIDSSVLNFRAENLDLQEENIIILPHLKLQDCNLVKELNGKEFNDLSLSLKLKIKRSPIRTVIIKKQSRDFLKYHMFQRLHTGEEQLSAQEIRNCSARMVGHNGIEFYEFLRKKASSNDFKQCIATLSQELKDRKMDEELVLRFFAAKNSPDLFSGNVTDWLDDYMNKILLQEEEFKFELEDKQFDKLFSFLAATLGEYSFLSYRNGKPSGSLKPAYYEAISVGVCRVLGQIENIPDINSQAREAIISAIQSEDFKIYTGYSSNKRISLKQRISIIQNCLLGLLR; encoded by the coding sequence ATGAGTAGCTTAGAGGAAATTATTGATCAAAAAATTGGAGAGGTGCGAACTGAGACCTTTGACCTTAGTTTCGGCGAAATTATTAGCTTACATTCAAATAACGAGTTGATTATTCAACCTGCTTATCAGCGTCTTTTTCGATGGAGTGATGAAAAAAAATCTCGCTTAATTGAATCTATTTTATTAGAACTTCCTATTCCTCAAATTTTTGTTATTGAGAACTCACAAGGAGTATTTGAGTTGATAGATGGACTTCAAAGAGTCTGTTCTGTGATTCAATTTATTGATTCTTCGGTATTAAATTTTAGAGCAGAGAATTTGGACTTGCAGGAAGAAAATATTATTATTTTACCGCATTTGAAATTACAAGATTGCAATCTTGTCAAGGAGCTTAATGGCAAAGAGTTCAACGATTTATCCCTATCTTTAAAACTAAAAATAAAAAGATCACCTATTAGAACCGTTATTATTAAAAAGCAAAGTAGAGATTTTTTGAAATATCATATGTTTCAAAGGTTACATACAGGAGAGGAACAACTAAGTGCTCAAGAAATCCGAAACTGTTCAGCAAGAATGGTCGGTCATAATGGTATTGAGTTTTATGAATTTTTAAGAAAGAAAGCATCCTCAAATGACTTCAAGCAATGTATCGCTACCTTGTCCCAGGAATTAAAAGATAGAAAAATGGATGAAGAATTGGTTTTGAGATTTTTTGCAGCCAAAAATTCACCTGATCTATTTTCTGGAAATGTTACCGACTGGCTAGATGATTACATGAACAAAATTCTGCTACAGGAAGAAGAATTTAAGTTTGAACTTGAAGACAAACAATTCGACAAATTATTTAGTTTTCTAGCTGCAACATTAGGAGAATATTCTTTTTTATCTTACAGAAATGGTAAGCCATCAGGTTCGCTTAAACCAGCTTACTACGAAGCTATTTCTGTTGGGGTTTGTAGAGTTCTTGGACAGATAGAAAATATCCCAGATATAAACTCTCAAGCAAGAGAAGCTATAATTTCTGCTATACAAAGCGAAGATTTCAAGATTTATACTGGTTATAGTTCCAACAAAAGAATTTCACTTAAACAAA